From a region of the Archocentrus centrarchus isolate MPI-CPG fArcCen1 chromosome 18, fArcCen1, whole genome shotgun sequence genome:
- the LOC115796728 gene encoding uncharacterized protein LOC115796728 — translation MQKRTPNGQLVKEKMDLTFALRRKEVVKSEPAVCEMVECWPAFFTEDQVCMEFNRIVGKNLKQEFYESIDRHSPRLIEIFRSKRGNIGQMLTQLSQQTKTAEPTDIRTLVLRGLPVILGDNPTDFYKPAFDSDDDDSFCNIDIGILLVQPEGAVPSSSLHLSPASLKIVIEGEVVMDNIQDLPKAMCLLFGLAYAMHLSYPISMKFTFQFIQQIFLELGHVELKPKLQTLKNQLAM, via the exons atgcagaagagaaCACCAAATGGACAGCTTGTGAAAGAGAAGATGGATCTGACATTTGCattgagaagaaaagaggtggtGAAGTCAGAACCTGCTGTATGTGAGATGGTGGAATGTTGGCCTGCTTTTTTCACAGAAGATCAG gTATGCATGGAGTTCAACAGGATTGTTGGCAAGAATCTCAAACAGGAATTCTATGAGAGCATTGATCGGCACAGTCCTCGTCTTATCGAGATTTTTCGATCCAAGAGAGGGAACATTGGCCAAATGTTGACACAGCTTTCCCAACAAACAAAG ACTGCAGAGCCAACTGATATTCGAacactggtgctcagaggactTCCTGTTATCCTTGGTGACAAccccacagacttctacaaaccagccttt GACTCAGATGACGATGACTCTTTCTGCAACATTGACATTGGGATCCTCCTCGTTCAACCTGAAGGTGCTGTGCCCTCATCCTCCCTGCATCTCAGTCCAGCCTCACTAAAAATTGTCATTGAGGGAGAAGTGGTGATGGACAACATTCAAGACCTGCCAAAAGCTATGTGTCTTCTCTTTGGACTTGCATATGCAATGCATCTCAGTTACCCCATTTCTATGAAGTTCACGTTCCAGTTCATCCAACAGATATTTCTTGAGCTGGGCCACGTTGAACTAAAACCAAAGTTACAAAcattgaaaaaccagcttgcgaTGTAA